The following coding sequences lie in one Meles meles chromosome X, mMelMel3.1 paternal haplotype, whole genome shotgun sequence genomic window:
- the VGLL1 gene encoding transcription cofactor vestigial-like protein 1 — MEEMGKTGVQLQRPIKTEWNSRCVLFTYFQGDIGSVVDEHFSRALRNVRSPQGLSPSTQSPDVMLRNDSDMPPNQWHFSSQWTKPEPEASFAYGDANCSLNGPGVPMPDQYPVPPAGSPSDPSDELWQYPFLGSPGSSKPGYSHAYSSGHMVLEPQPDGKYEPFLSLLQQDGHFAYPQESAVWEDYSSAQVAGGPGSLCDLPPSSAHESQSPEQRNVFFY, encoded by the exons ATGGAAGAGATGGGGAAGACTGGTGTCCAGCTGCAGAGACCTATAAAAACGGAGTGGAATTCCCGGTGtgtcctcttcacctatttccaAGGGGACATCGGCAGCGTGGTGGACGAACACTTCTCCAGAGCTCTGCGCAATGTCAGGAGCCCCCAGGGCTTGAGCCCCTCGACCCAGAGCCCAGACGTGATGCTGAGGAATG ATAGTGACATGCCTCCGAATCAGTGGCATTTCTCTTCCCAGTGGACAAAGCCAGAGCCAGAAGCATCTTTTGCTTACGGTGACGCCAACTGCAGCTTGAATGGGCCCGGTGTCCCGATGCCGGATCAGTACCCAGTGCCTCCGGCGGGGAGCCCCTCCGATCCGTCTGACGAGCTGTGGCAGTACCCCTTCCTGGGCAGCCCCGGCTCCTCAAAGCCTGGCTACTCTCACGCCTACTCCAGTGGGCACATGGTTCTAGAACCCCAGCCCGACGGGAAATATGAGCCCTTTCTAAGTCTCCTCCAGCAAGACGGACACTTCGCCTATCCTCAGGAATCCGCCGTGTGGGAGGACTACAGCTCTGCCCAGGTAGCCGGAGGCCCCGGATCGCTCTGCGACTTGCCTCCCAGCTCAGCCCACG AAAGCCAGTCACCGGAGCAAAGAAATGTGTTCTTTTATTGA